Proteins found in one Limnohabitans sp. TEGF004 genomic segment:
- a CDS encoding tripartite tricarboxylate transporter substrate binding protein encodes MNKRTFINTCALLALGFAALAAHAQEFPPKKTITMVVGFAAGGAADTAARIIAKKLGDNIGASVVIDNRGGAGGNIAHQFTANGPADGSTILFGSVGPLTIAPHMMKLPYDPVKDLSPITMGVNFPNVLVVHSGTGIKTFAEYIAYAKKNPNKLDYASTGPGSASHLAGELLDDMAGIDTVHVPYKGGAPALQDLLGGRVAAYFSTYSTSQAYIETGKLIPLASTGAQRLKQLPKIPTVAESGYPGFSATNWYAFVASSKVPALILDRWNTELVKVLKSPDVVDQLNSHGLMPQPGSRDDLAKYMAKESATWGRVIRERKITGE; translated from the coding sequence CATCAACACCTGCGCGCTGTTGGCACTCGGCTTTGCAGCACTCGCAGCCCACGCACAAGAGTTCCCGCCTAAGAAAACCATCACGATGGTGGTGGGCTTTGCAGCAGGTGGCGCAGCTGACACGGCGGCACGCATCATCGCCAAAAAACTCGGCGACAACATTGGCGCCTCTGTGGTGATTGACAACCGTGGCGGCGCAGGCGGCAATATTGCACATCAATTTACGGCCAATGGTCCTGCCGATGGCAGCACAATTTTGTTTGGCTCTGTGGGCCCTCTCACCATTGCACCGCACATGATGAAACTGCCTTATGACCCCGTCAAAGACCTCTCGCCCATCACCATGGGCGTGAACTTTCCCAACGTGTTAGTCGTGCATTCAGGCACTGGCATCAAAACCTTTGCCGAATACATCGCGTACGCCAAGAAAAATCCAAACAAGCTCGACTACGCCTCAACCGGCCCAGGCTCGGCCTCTCACCTAGCGGGTGAATTGCTAGACGACATGGCGGGCATTGACACAGTCCACGTGCCCTACAAAGGGGGCGCCCCCGCCTTACAAGATTTGCTGGGTGGCCGTGTTGCGGCTTACTTCTCGACCTACTCCACCTCACAGGCCTACATCGAAACGGGCAAGCTCATTCCTTTGGCCAGCACGGGCGCCCAACGCTTGAAGCAATTGCCCAAGATTCCAACCGTGGCCGAATCCGGCTACCCAGGCTTTAGCGCCACCAACTGGTACGCGTTTGTCGCCTCATCCAAAGTGCCTGCACTCATTTTGGACCGCTGGAACACAGAACTCGTCAAAGTCTTGAAGTCTCCCGATGTGGTCGACCAGCTCAACAGCCACGGTCTCATGCCCCAACCCGGCTCGCGTGATGATTTAGCCAAATACATGGCGAAAGAGTCGGCCACATGGGGCCGTGTGATTCGTGAACGAAAAATCACAGGCGAATAA
- the modA gene encoding molybdate ABC transporter substrate-binding protein: protein MTFTPNNITRRLLLVGLGVFLAASQVAQAAEIRVITSGAFTEAYKKLVPEFEKQTGHKVISSYGASVGNAPDAIPTRFSRGEKFDLIILSDGGLEAMIKKGNVIPGSRVDLVRSQIGAAVRKGTPKPDISTVEALKQTLLNAKSIAYSASASGTYLSTELFPKLGVAEQLKDKAKKIMSERVGAVVARGDAELGFQQVSELIYFKELDFIGTLPESVQQTIFFSAGLIEGSTEQDTAKQLIKFFQSPEVAETIRQTGLDPVAAR from the coding sequence ATGACATTCACACCCAACAACATCACTCGCCGCCTGTTACTGGTTGGCCTTGGTGTATTCCTTGCAGCCTCGCAAGTGGCGCAAGCCGCAGAAATTCGCGTCATCACCTCGGGTGCATTCACCGAAGCCTATAAAAAGCTCGTGCCCGAATTTGAAAAGCAAACCGGTCACAAAGTCATCAGCTCTTATGGTGCGTCGGTGGGTAATGCACCTGACGCCATCCCGACGCGCTTCTCGCGCGGCGAGAAATTTGATTTGATTATTTTGTCGGACGGCGGCTTAGAGGCGATGATTAAAAAAGGAAATGTCATCCCTGGCAGCCGTGTGGATTTGGTTCGCTCGCAAATCGGTGCTGCCGTTCGCAAAGGCACACCCAAACCAGACATCAGCACGGTTGAGGCTTTGAAACAAACCTTGCTCAACGCCAAGTCCATCGCGTACTCAGCCAGCGCCAGTGGCACGTATTTGTCCACAGAATTGTTTCCAAAACTCGGTGTGGCTGAACAACTCAAAGACAAAGCCAAGAAAATCATGAGTGAACGCGTGGGCGCCGTCGTGGCACGCGGCGATGCCGAGCTGGGCTTTCAGCAAGTGAGCGAGTTGATTTATTTCAAAGAACTCGATTTCATCGGTACCTTGCCCGAGTCTGTGCAGCAAACCATCTTTTTCTCAGCAGGCTTGATTGAAGGCTCCACCGAGCAAGACACAGCCAAACAACTGATTAAATTCTTCCAATCCCCCGAAGTCGCTGAGACGATTCGTCAAACCGGTTTAGACCCCGTCGCCGCCCGATAA